In one window of Thermus aquaticus DNA:
- a CDS encoding antibiotic biosynthesis monooxygenase family protein yields the protein MFVTMNRIPVRPEYREAFEEAFRQRARLADRAPGFLRNLVLRPKNPEDPYIVLTLWESEAAFWAWMESPAFRQGRVSILCGGEAGAGGYRSKSRAWRPECKGGRTSLRGQDTSSKASSAAWLTRT from the coding sequence GTGTTCGTGACCATGAACCGCATCCCCGTGAGGCCGGAGTACCGCGAGGCCTTTGAGGAGGCCTTCCGCCAGCGGGCCCGCCTGGCGGACCGGGCGCCGGGGTTCCTGCGCAACCTGGTCCTGAGGCCCAAGAACCCCGAGGACCCCTACATCGTCCTCACCCTCTGGGAGAGCGAGGCCGCCTTTTGGGCCTGGATGGAAAGCCCCGCCTTCCGCCAGGGTCGTGTAAGCATTTTGTGCGGCGGGGAGGCCGGAGCAGGTGGCTACCGATCAAAATCGCGGGCGTGGAGGCCCGAGTGTAAGGGCGGTAGGACCTCCCTCAGGGGGCAAGATACATCCAGTAAGGCTTCCTCAGCGGCTTGGCTCACGAGGACGTAG